The Neomonachus schauinslandi chromosome 13, ASM220157v2, whole genome shotgun sequence DNA segment AGTATTTATCAAAGGTTCTTGGAGCACAAGCAATAGAGAAGAATGCCGGCTAATTAAGCAAAAGATGCTGCAGCAGCAGGTACGTGTGAAGAGAtcagggtgggagaaatgggagcAACCTGAGCCTGCGAGCCCCACTGAAAGAATCCGCATTCAGGAAAACACGCATACACTGTGCCGGCCAAACGGTAATGTGCCTCCTGGCACCATCGACCTGCAGCCCCCAGTctgcaacccccctcccccaggaaagAGCGCGGGTCCCTGCCTAGCCCCACGGGGACTCCAACCCCGGGCTAGAAACCCAGTTCTGGGCGATGGGGAAGGACTTAATGGCCAGGCATTGGGCAATGAAAGACCGCGGCTGGTTCTTTCGCAAGCCCGCGGCCTCCAGCACGGGCCCGGGACAGACGCAGCCTCGCCGGGTGCCCCGAATCAGGACTCCTGTCTAAGGTAAGAGGCAGCTCAGGACCATTCGGTAGCCCATCAGATCCCACAGCTCACCAGTGTCTGACCCCGCAGACGCTTGGCCATGGGCTCCATCAGCAGAGGGGGGCTGGGCAAAGAGGCGGGAGCCACCCTCCTCTAGGCAGACGGTCAACCCTGAGCTGCAATCTCACAGGACTCACCAGCCTTCTCCCTTAGCCCTGAAGCCACCAAGTGGCCACCACGCCCAGCACTTCTCTATTTACAGCTTTCCAGTACCACCtccaccttcccacccccagAAACACAGCTCCGGACTCATCTCCTTACCAACATGGGTGACCACCGAATCCCCCACTAGCTGTGTGTGATCCCGAGGGAAGGGTCACATTCTGGTCATGGTTGCTAACCATTAAGAACCACTACTACAGACTGAATGTCCCACCCCGACCCCTACCGGTCCCCGTGgtcaattcatatgttgaaagccTAGTGCCCTAGGTAACGGTATGAGGTGGGGCTTTTGAGAAGTGACTGGGTCATAAGGgcagccctcatgaatgggattagtgcctctGTAAAAGGCCTCGTTCCCTATCCCTTCCGCCCTGTGAGAACACAGCAGGGTGTGCGCAacctgcaacccagaagagggcttTCACCAGAACCCAGCCATGCTAGCAAcctgatcttggactcccagcctccagaaataaatttctgttgtttagaacCCACCTGGTCTGTGGtcttttgttacagcagcccaccCCCTAGAGCAACCATGTCTACGCTTCTGGAAATAATCATGGCCTGGCTCAGAAGACTAGGCCCCTCCCTCCCGGTCCTCCAGTTCCCCGCGTCTACCGCAGGGAGAGAATCACGTGATTTCCAAGGGGCTTTCCGGTTTCCTCTGGCATCCTCTCGCATCCTCTGGATTCGGTGGCTTGGCTTTGCCAGCGCAGAAACAGCTCAGTCTGGCCGGGGTTGGAAGGGGTAGGGCCCAGAAGAGGCAGAAATGGCTGCTCACAACCAGAGGACGCACACGCATGGGCTACACCTTTGAAAAGGGCcggttgtgggggtggggggggcggttagTGAGAGCGCCTGGGGAGATCCAGCAAGGAGCAGCAGTGGGAAGATGTGGGACCACCAGGGCAAGAAACAGGTGTCTGGCCCCTGGCTAAGCCGCCCACCACCACTTAACTACGGGTCGCAAGCTAGTCCCTTCACAGGGGGCTTCATTTGCCTCTTGGTCCGCGCGAGCAAGCGATCTGCCTGCTGAGCTGGGTTTCGAGCTCGGGGGAGCTAACAGcactctgggtcctgggatgtcACCCTCACGATGGGGGCTGAGCCACAGCGCACGCTCCCCAGCCCTCCCGGTACTGCTGACCCAGCAGAGCAAAAGGAGCTGAGATGGCTCAGCCcacatcccccccctcccccggctgcTGGACGAGAGCAAGAAATCCAGACTAGACCAGAAGGACTGCACGTGAAGGCTTTATGGGAACTTCTGTGGATGCGTAGAGCGGTCGCAGGCCGCCGGCCCACCAGGCCCCGCCTGTCAGGGCCCCGCCGCTCAGCACTTGCCATAGACGGCCGCACTGCCCCGCTCCTCGAACTCTTCCTTGCTGACCCAGAGCTGCTGGAAGGCCTGCAGGGAGGCCAGGATGGAGCCGCCGGTCCACACGGAGGTCTTCCGCTCCGGAGCAGCAGACACCGCAGGGCTGGCCCCGGGGCAGAGGAGGCTCAGCTCCCTCTGGAAGCGCTCGGGGAAGCCATCGAGCATTGTACAGCCACCGCACAGCAGCACGTTGGCCGCCATCTCCTCCTTGAAGCCCGCCTCCTGGCAGCGCTCCAGGCAGGCGGCCGTGAGCGCGGGGAGGCCGGGCTGGTTGCTGCCCACCAGGGTGGGCTTGAAGAGCATCTCGGCGCACTGGAAGCGCTCCCGGCCAATGGTGATGAGCTTGCCGTCGGGGAGCTCGTAGTCCACGCGCATCTCCTCCAGGCACAGGCCGAGCTCCTGCTCGGGCAGGAGTGCCGAGTAGCAGCACTTCTTCTTGATGTGCTCGATGATGTGCAGGTGGTCGTCCGTGAACTTGTGGCCGGCCTCGTTGAGCAGCTGCAGCAGGTAGTTGGTGAGGTCGCTCCCAGCGTAGTCGGCTCGGCCCGTCAGGCCCGGCAGCACGTCGCCCTCCGAGATGGGCACCACATGCGAGACGCCGTGCCCGCTCTCCACCACCAGGCCCGAGGTCTTGCCGTAGGAGTAGATGGACAGCAGCGACTGGGACGTCACATGCATGGCAGGGATGCCAAAGGTCTCGAACATGAGCTCCGCGTACTTCTCCCGGTTGCTGCTGGGGCTTAGGGGGGGGTCAGAGACCAGCACCGCATGCTCCTCGGGGAGGATCTTCATGGCTGTGTGGAAGACGTACTCCCAGATGCTCTGGACGCAGTCCCAGTCCACCACAATGCCGTATTTGAGCGGGTTCATCAGCTTCAGGGGCGCCTCCGTGCTGAGCAGCTCGTGGCCCACGTAGGTCTCCTTGCGAGTGTCACCAGCATCAGCCGCCTCAGAGCAGTGCTTGCCCACAGTGGAGGAGATGAAGTAGGTGGGCCTCGGCTCGCCTGCGTAGCCACACTTACAGTACTGGGAGCCCAGGTCGATGATGAGGGCCTTGATCTTGCGCACCTTCCTGGGCTTCATCTTCAGCTGCGCTGCCGAACACGTGTCCCGGATGCCAGCATCGGGACCTGGCAGTGTTCCTGCCTCTCCGGGGTCACCCTGAGCCGTGCCCAGAGGCATGGGGCTAGGGCTGCTCCTCGTTGCCATCTTCCTTCTTCGCTCGCCTTTCTCACATCCACATCCTAGAGCTCCGTGGGGAGAAATAAGACGGTCTCCCTCCAGCAGTGCCTCGGCAACCCCTCAGGATTGTGATGTCACTGACGGCTGGTCCATTCTGGCAGCCCCGGGGAGGGCTTGGCCTTGGCAGGCCCTTGATCTGCCACCCCCACCGCCATCCACCTCACTCAACTTTGCTCCAAGACAGAGCAGGCGGCCAGCATTTTCAGAAATCCAAGCACACGGGGGTCTCGGGTTTCCAGCTACCCCCCCCCTTACACCCCTGCTTCTATTGCCCTGTCCACTGACCGAAcagcttttcttcctctgctgTTTGACTGAGAGGGTGAGAAAGATTTGAGCCCCTACAGGAAGCCAGGCACTGTACCGGGAACCTCACTTATGTTACTCCCCAGAATCCTGAGACGTATAGGCAGAGCCGAGGAAATGAAGGCTCGGAATTCAGATGATTTGCTCAGGAGCAAACAGTTCCTGAAATGTTTGTCTTTTCACTCAAGTTCATTCAACTCCAGTGCACCAGGTCTTCGAGCGTGAGGGCTCCAACAGTACCCTCATCCCTTCATTCAACATTTCCTGGGGCTGGTGGCAGGTCCAGCCCAGGGCAGCTTGCCAGTGATAGACCAGAAGCCTGGCCACAGCAGTGTCCCGCCTGGGTGGGAAGGAGACCGAATGAATGCAGACGAATTTGTAGGTGGAAGGCTATTGGGAGAACAAAGGTGCATGAGGAAGGAGTGATTACTAGAGGGAAGGAGTCAGCAGGTTCTTGAGAGAGGTGACCCTAAGGCAACTACTAAAGGGTatgtgggggggcgcctgggtggctcagtcgttaagcatctgccttcggctcaggtcatgatcccagggtcctgggatcgagccccgcatcgtgctccctgctcggcggagagcctgcttctccctctcccactctccctgcctgtgttccctctctcgctgtgtctctctctgtcaaataaataaataaaatcttttaaaaaaataaataaagggtatGTGGGTAGTTGTCAAGTGGCTAGGAGGGGAAGGCATCCCAAGCAGAGAGCATAACCTGAGCAAAgctggggaggcggggggagaaTGGTGGGAACTTCTAGTAGTTAAATGTTTGGGAAAATAGATGAGGCTAGAGAGTTCCTGGAGCCAACAAGGGAGGGCCTCAAACGCTCGGAGGAAGAGCTTGGGTTACATGGAGGACAGCTGGGGAACAAATGAAGACTTTAAGCAGGGGGTGGTCAGATCTGACCGAGGGAAAATTGGGAAAAGATCTGTGTTTAGCTGTGATGTAGAGGGGCAAGGCCACGGAAGACATTCTTGTAAGACGTGCAGGTGACCTAAGCCAGGCTGTGCTGGTGTGAAAGAGGAGCAACAGGTTCTCCAGAAGTTCAGAAGGTAGAACTTGGTTGGTTTCCCAACTATCCCCCATTCAACCCAAGCTCTTACTCTAGCATTTAAGGCCTTCTCTCATTGCTCCTGTGACATCTCTCACTGCAAACACCGCATTTATATCAGGTGATCGGACTAGCTgtggagagtgagggagagggaaggatgaaTCCCTCGCctccgccaaaaaaaaaaaaagatggcctgTCGTCCAGAACAGGCCCATTCATTAGGTTTCCATAGGGCCCTCCACCCCAAACCGTCCTCcctcaaaacacaaaaacaaaaaagccgcCAGGTGATTCCTAAGAAACCCTGTATTCTGGCATTTTCCTCAttagattctctttcttccctcccataGCTGCTAAAATTACGGGGGCCTCATTCACCTTTCTTTCAAAAATCAAGGGTGGGTGGTGTTTGAGCAATAGAGGGCGCCTCTAACCTGGAGGGACCTCACCAGAGACCCCAGGGAGCCCACGAGTACCTTAGATGGCTAGTGACAAGTATGGGGGCTTgtgcatgccaggcactgaagGTTTGGGGTGCAGTGTGCCAATGGTCTCCATATTCTCCCATCATCGATACCATTAGCTGTGTCCTGACCCccgagaggagagagggaacataaaggAGGACACAGAAGCTAAGGGAAAAGGGCTTCACTTAAGAGAGAGCATCCAAGCATGCAAAATCCTGAGGTAAAGTAAAAGGAGTGAAAAGCATCCAGTGACTTTAGCCTGGAGGATGCGGCGTGGACCGAGCGTCCCTGTGCTCTTCCGCCTTACAGACAAGATGGAGCCACTGGCTTTAAGCCCACAGAGCGCCTCTCCCACCCACACTGACAGAAAGGGCCAAGGAGGGGTGAGcctggtgggggtgtggggagcacGTGAAACACAGCCTGGCAGGCTTTAGTGTCCTAGGGACGTGGGAAGCGCAGGTCAAGGGGCAGGGTGAATAATGGTCCCCAAAAGATGTCCACATCTTTAATCCCTGGAATCTGTCAATGTAACCTttcatggcaaaagggacttggcAGATAGGAGTTAAGGAGTTTGAGATAGGGAGGTTAACCTACATTATCTGGGTGGCCCTGAAGTAATCATCAGGGTCTTAATAAGAGGGGGACAGGAGAGTGAGGTCAGAGAATAGTAGGACAACAGAAGCAGAAGCCTGACATATCTTTGAAGATGAAGGGGCCCTGAGCCAAGGAATATGTAGGCGGCCTCTAGGGAGCTGGAAAAGGCTAAAGATGATCGCCTAGAGCCTTGGGAAGGAACGTGGCCCTGCTGATAGCTTGATTGTAGCTGAGAATGACtgtagacttctgacctccagaattgtagataataaatttgtgtttgaaGCCACTGAATAtgtggtaatttgctacagcGGCCACAGGAAAGGAGCATGGGCTCTTACAGGAATCCAGGGCAATAAAAATGTGCTAGGCAGCTGCACATCTGTCCGAATTCAAGACGAGGgttgagaaggaaaaacaggtCATTCTACATTAAGTATGCCTTTGGGTATCACATAAACATTCTTTTGAAGTGAAGTCAAACAAGCCAAGTTGGCCATGTGAACCCCTACTGAACAGCAGAGGCAAGTACACCATTTTTTAGGCAGCCAGGCATAGAGAAAgcactttcttcttctctcaCAATTCAATGCCAACTCATCCTCTACCCATCGAACCAAGAAGCTGACACTGTCTTTGAGATGACATCAGATGGTCACAAGACTGGACTTGGTCCTTTTCTTCTCTCAACCCGCCCCCCCAAGGAGCCAAGAGCCTCCCCAGTAACTTCCTTGAAGGAGAAAGCCCCCCCACCTTGGAGTAACTGCGTCTTTTATGACAAGTGTGGGACTGCCTAACAAAAAGTTGGCTCCTGGGTGCCTTGACAGGGACAGGTGTCAGCCCGTATGTGCCTAGCTTCCGAGATGGCATGTGGCCTCAGAGACACGTTTTGGGTCTCACTGAGGTATGTCCACACCTCACCCCAGGGAAGAAGTCTCAGTCGGGAGAGCTTGGCTCCCGCTGGCTGGATATGCACGGGTGAGCCATGCACCTGAGAACCTCAGTGTTGTCATCAGTGCGACTCTGTCCGGTCTGATTTCATCGCCAACCCAAGGACCTGCGTGAAGGagcatgcatacacatacacgtCTAAAAATTCTTCTGCGGGCTGTCCGAAGGGACAAGGGAGACAGAAGTGCTTGGCACGGTCGCTCCAGCAGCAAGCAGGCCTGCCGAAATCTCAACCTGGTAATGTCAGCTGTGCGCAAGTCTCCAGTGCCTTCTGGCCTCATGCAGAGGCAGAGCCAAAGTCCTAGCCATGGCCCAAGAGGATGGATGCGGGCTGCTcgccatccccacccccttctcccacctcccgTAGTCTTCCTTGCTGTCCCCACTCGGCCTCTAACTCAAGGGCCgacaaacttttcctgtaaagggcctGAT contains these protein-coding regions:
- the ACTL7B gene encoding actin-like protein 7B, producing the protein MATRSSPSPMPLGTAQGDPGEAGTLPGPDAGIRDTCSAAQLKMKPRKVRKIKALIIDLGSQYCKCGYAGEPRPTYFISSTVGKHCSEAADAGDTRKETYVGHELLSTEAPLKLMNPLKYGIVVDWDCVQSIWEYVFHTAMKILPEEHAVLVSDPPLSPSSNREKYAELMFETFGIPAMHVTSQSLLSIYSYGKTSGLVVESGHGVSHVVPISEGDVLPGLTGRADYAGSDLTNYLLQLLNEAGHKFTDDHLHIIEHIKKKCCYSALLPEQELGLCLEEMRVDYELPDGKLITIGRERFQCAEMLFKPTLVGSNQPGLPALTAACLERCQEAGFKEEMAANVLLCGGCTMLDGFPERFQRELSLLCPGASPAVSAAPERKTSVWTGGSILASLQAFQQLWVSKEEFEERGSAAVYGKC